A genomic window from Streptomyces brevispora includes:
- a CDS encoding ABC transporter ATP-binding protein has product MTADATAAPAVRVRGLRRVFGDRAVLDGLRLDIARGEFVALLGASGSGKTTLLRILGALDGADGGEVLVPEARTIVFQEPRLVPSKTVLANVTVALPRSRSAHGLRALAEVGLERHAEAWPATLSGGEAQRVALARALVRKPELLLLDEPFAALDALTRLKMQDLVGQLCSRHRPAVLLVTHDVDEAVRLADRVAVLRDGRLVTDESVDVARPRDPGDPAFAALRRRLLDDLGVETAPKPTPYPDRAEAGVI; this is encoded by the coding sequence ATGACCGCCGACGCGACCGCCGCTCCCGCCGTACGGGTACGGGGCCTGCGCCGCGTCTTCGGAGACCGGGCCGTCCTCGACGGGCTGCGACTCGACATAGCCCGGGGGGAGTTCGTCGCCCTGCTCGGCGCCAGCGGCAGCGGGAAGACCACACTCCTGCGGATCCTCGGAGCCCTCGACGGCGCCGACGGGGGAGAGGTGCTCGTTCCGGAGGCCCGCACCATCGTCTTCCAGGAGCCCCGCCTCGTACCGTCGAAGACGGTCCTCGCCAATGTGACGGTCGCGCTGCCGCGCAGCCGTTCCGCACACGGGCTCCGGGCACTTGCCGAGGTCGGTCTGGAACGTCACGCCGAGGCCTGGCCGGCCACTCTCTCCGGTGGCGAGGCCCAGCGCGTCGCACTGGCCCGGGCCCTGGTACGTAAGCCCGAACTCCTGCTGCTCGACGAGCCGTTCGCCGCACTCGACGCCCTGACCCGGCTGAAGATGCAGGACCTGGTCGGTCAGCTGTGCAGCAGACACCGGCCGGCCGTTCTGCTGGTCACCCATGACGTCGACGAGGCCGTACGGCTGGCCGACCGGGTCGCCGTCCTGCGCGACGGGCGGCTCGTCACCGACGAGAGCGTCGATGTCGCCCGGCCGCGCGACCCCGGCGATCCGGCGTTCGCGGCGCTGCGCCGCCGCCTGCTGGACGACCTCGGGGTCGAGACCGCCCCGAAACCCACCCCCTACCCCGACCGTGCCGAAGCCGGAGTGATCTGA
- a CDS encoding ABC transporter substrate-binding protein: MTLTIGVHSSNPSLYHLYHLSRLGFAQEELAPLGETVVFHPYTNGARTGELLTSGVIDFGGTGSTPPITAQAAGHDIVYTAVSAPRPEHGALLVPEESPVRTVADLKGSTVHLAIGSWQTHLIAKALDDAGLSYAADITAVRSTDDSERLVRTGEIAAWVAQGERLAAARRTGGLRTLIRTGDVISDRSVFFTRRDLAESRPDVIEALTRALRRADEWAAAHPRRAAEIASADLGGSADDWETALETLPWTIEPVTDAFIAEQQEAADIFHRTGFIDRPVTVDHARARKAADQAV, encoded by the coding sequence ATGACCCTGACCATAGGTGTCCACAGCAGCAACCCGTCCCTCTACCACCTGTACCACCTCTCCCGTCTGGGCTTCGCCCAGGAGGAGCTGGCCCCGCTCGGCGAGACCGTCGTCTTCCACCCGTACACCAACGGAGCGCGTACCGGTGAGCTCCTGACCAGCGGTGTCATCGACTTCGGCGGTACCGGATCGACCCCGCCGATCACCGCCCAGGCAGCCGGCCACGACATCGTCTACACCGCGGTCTCCGCCCCACGCCCCGAACACGGCGCCCTCCTCGTCCCCGAGGAGAGCCCGGTGCGAACGGTCGCCGACCTCAAGGGCTCGACCGTGCACCTCGCGATCGGCTCCTGGCAGACCCATCTGATAGCCAAGGCCCTCGACGACGCAGGGCTCTCCTACGCCGCCGACATCACCGCCGTCCGCAGCACCGACGACAGCGAACGACTGGTGCGCACCGGCGAGATCGCCGCCTGGGTCGCCCAGGGCGAACGGCTGGCCGCCGCCCGGCGTACCGGCGGTCTGCGGACCCTGATCCGCACCGGTGACGTCATCAGCGACCGCTCGGTCTTCTTCACCCGCCGCGACCTCGCCGAGTCCCGGCCCGACGTCATCGAGGCACTGACCCGGGCACTGCGGCGCGCCGACGAATGGGCGGCGGCCCACCCCCGGCGGGCGGCCGAGATCGCCTCCGCCGACCTGGGCGGATCGGCGGACGACTGGGAGACAGCGCTCGAAACCCTGCCCTGGACGATCGAGCCGGTCACGGACGCGTTCATCGCGGAGCAGCAGGAGGCCGCCGACATCTTCCACCGCACCGGCTTCATCGACCGGCCGGTCACCGTGGACCACGCGCGTGCCCGTAAGGCCGCGGATCAGGCGGTATGA